A section of the Pseudorasbora parva isolate DD20220531a chromosome 2, ASM2467924v1, whole genome shotgun sequence genome encodes:
- the bglap gene encoding osteocalcin yields the protein MKSLKLLIFCCMAAACLSAGIPDSRDIKSVSPAESPSDDGVFVKRDEASAMVRQKRAGTAPADLTLTQLESLREVCEANLACEHMMDTSGIIAAYTTYYGPIPY from the exons ATGAAGAGCCTGAAGCTGCTGATCTTCTGCTGCATGGCGGCTGCGTGCCTGAGCgcag GTATTCCTGATTCCCGTGACATTAAATCAGTGAGTCCCGCAGAATCTCCCAGTGATGATG GTGTGTTTGTGAAGCGTGACGAGGCTTCAGCGATGGTGAGACAGAAGAGAGCTGGAACGGCTCCGGCAGACCTGACTCTGACTCAGCTGgagag TCTCAGGGAAGTGTGTGAAGCAAACCTGGCCTGCGAGCACATGATGGACACGTCCGGCATCATCGCGGCCTACACTACGTACTACGGGCCCATTCCTTACTAG
- the mgp gene encoding matrix Gla protein → MRVFLHCVLLCVSLALTASYDSQESRESFEVFVNPYQANAFMRNPQNGIYNPYVYRRLKSPAERRAEICEDYSPCRLLALRFGSHLAYQTYFGPQQNRPNPHLRPY, encoded by the exons ATGCGTGTGTTTCTGCACTGTGTGTTACTGTGTGTTTCACTGGCGCTCACTGCTTCTTATg ATTCCCAGGAGAGCCGCGAGTCATTTGAGG TGTTCGTGAATCCATATCAAGCAAATGCTTTCATGAGGAATCCACAAAATGGCATATACAACCCATACGTCTACAGGAG gcTGAAGTCTCCAGCGGAGCGGCGGGCCGAGATCTGCGAAGACTATTCGCCCTGCCGTCTGTTAGCGCTGCGCTTCGGCTCACATCTGGCCTATCAGACCTACTTTGGCCCTCAGCAGAACCGGCCCAACCCACATCTGCGTCCCTACTGA